In Elgaria multicarinata webbii isolate HBS135686 ecotype San Diego chromosome 18, rElgMul1.1.pri, whole genome shotgun sequence, the DNA window tggagttttttgaaggcacgaatgctttgctcagtaatgacctcaaagaaatcaggcatgacattgcttatttgtctgaactatttgcagagttcaatgcaatgaatgtgcagttgcaaggaaatgacaccaatcttattaaggccaaatccgtcgtatctacatttattgcaaagttaactctattcaagcgcaatataggccgtcgtgagctataccaatttccaagcttgtctgagctagaacagaaaggcgggatacaagatgacgatctgcaagtttattgtgaccatttaaatatgctgcatgaagatatgtctgagcgattcaaggatcttcttatgatggaaattccagactgggtgataaatccattttcagatattgaggaagttggagtagtggaggaagaactaattgagctacaaaatgacattgagctgaagccaaagtttaagaaatcgtaccaggagttttggttacagaaggacatttctgatcgctatcctgcactatggagagtggttcagaagctcctggttgcatttccaacatcatatttggtggaacgtggttttagtgtggtctgcctacttctttccaaacaaagaaatcgactccagattactaaacgtggtgatttaagactcatgtatcacttcatcaagcccatccatcacattaagaatttacagaatagtgaggtattctaccctagttactaaatgtggtatctaatatccttgcttaatgactatcagactttgaaaagatgatatcactggataaagttcatcaattatgttcaattgaataaataaactaaaaaatgtaattagattttgaataaatattcaattaattgttactgttttgaattttattgttattatcttccttagtgggtcgtcgaaaaccactattctgaataatgatttttatagggtagggtaggggggcactgggcatgagtttgtggaaccaagggggcggtgacctgaaaaagtttgggaaccactgcaatgtgtttgtcacattaccccctcccccggtcttgaattcccccccccccaatacatactgtataaaaaacttgggactcaataatactccaatgcactttcatagtccatgaaagctgatgccaaaataaatgtgttcgtctttaaggtgttaGAAGACTTTGCTTTTTGGTGCACTAAACTAATATGGCTACTACCTAGAACTTATTCAGATATATTGCCCATCTTAGCCCAAGGGCTATTGGGGCAGGTAGCAAAgagctccaccccctccttcctgcggaacagaatgacaaaagaagcagctttagaccagatcagaggttgctcatctggcccagtattgcctactctggatggcagcagcccccagggttttggcgggggcgggcgggcgggcttccctatcctttaaactggagctgctatggattaaacctgcatgcaaagatgttgcgttcattttgctctggtttcttaacttcatcctgagttctgcagcctggacggatcaggaattcgtcaaccagctcagagcctaattttggcaaggttgcaaggaaaggaattccATTACGGACAAGGAATAATAACCCCTTTCTGGTTATTACGAGGGCATCCTGGGCAGATTTCGTTAGAAGTCACGACAGGGTACATGTTGGACTAACGCCAATTAGGGCTTTGTAGATGgtaaccagcacctggaattatacctggaagagaacgggatagtgccatcccccctccccctagatgtgttgaactgcaagccccatcattcccagccaatagaagcattggccatgctggtggggaaagatgggcattgcagcatcccaacacacctggagggcaccaggttggggaaggctgctctacagcaagGCCCAACAACTCACGATCTTAAGCACCCGAACTGTAGAAAGGTAACAGCAGACAATGGATAAAggcaattttattgtttaatgcaCAGTTGATGAGGATTTGGGGACCTGAACATGTTTCCCAGCATGCCGTGCTCCCCAAGCCTGATGGGACGTTACCTATCCACCCTCGGCACCGAGAGCTTTCAGCAGAGGGCTTCATCCTGTCCCATGCAGGCGGGGTGCTGCTGCAGGGAAAATACGACGGCTTgttctgggcacagggcatgagcggcggctggagaaagccagagtgctagccgggaggcctctgctaatgagcggtgagctactgaagctcagtaaaccggccggccggccggccagccacagAGTAATCCCTGGACAGAAGTGGGGCTGGGACATGGCTTTGCCCCACAAGAAGTGCTTACCATGAGCCAGAACTCAGGTGCAGCTTCTTCCAGACTTTTTGTTATGCCTATTCCCTCGAAAACCCGCCTTGTGTTGGGGCTGCGTGGAGTCCgcttaaaaaagaagtaaaatccagctcctggaacggtaaaaattggattctggaatctgtATAAATAATGCCAATGTACCTGATTTCTCTGATTTTGCCTATCTTACTGGTTCTGTTATCTTGCATAACCTTTTTCTGGTGGTAGTTTGGGGGCTGAAGAGCTAAAGTGTTCCACGTGAACCACTGCAAACCTCCTGGCCTCTGGAGACTTCTAGCATGCATCGTCTGGGTGCTTTGAACTATGCCTGTTCGTCAGTGAGGgacagaaaaccatttttttttttaaaaaaaggaggcaggttctgtagatcctgccatgcgcgcgttcatctgtccacactcggcaccaagagctttcagacctgctgcggcatttgcagggctgtgtgtttgctcctggagagcagagtagccgaagaatgtggcagagactaaagaatccaccgcttttgtttttaaagcaagtttctgaccctcattgttgtgaagagatacttggaagcagctggatcaggatggacaattccagatgtttttggcctagaacttccatgatccctcatccttggttatactttccagggctgatgggagttgtaggccaaaacatctggaggcccacaaggtgcccacccctgatggagaggatgccttgctggaagtcttaagaggctgcaagttccgaacgccagcagtctctcacgccttgccgacacacacaacccctgcagttttcaaaggcacccagatttacagttcgctgcccttcgcccctttcctctctgccgcctgttctctctgggattcttctgaggcaggcagaggcttcgCGGGGGCAAGCTGGAACTCTTCCGGAACAGGTGAGTCGCGCGTCTCCTTCCGGTAGAACCCCAACTCTTTCACCAGCCGGTTGATCTCTTCCCGGGACATTTCAGCCAATGGAAttctctgcaaaataaatgcaggcgCCGGGGCTCACCACGGATCCTTGGCACGTGGCTACAAACTGCGgcaagccggcctggcctggcctcagggcatgctaggtgctgcgcagccagctctgcctgagacccgagcaaggctgaaattttggaggtggactccagaagaaaagccccttttttcttcttagaagaaaaaaatcatgtagaattctccccctttggcctaatttatacggcaacttttagggtttaatcctacgcatgtttagacaggcaagagtcccacctttggatatcttccacatcttggatagctcatttagagttctgaagggttctgaacgaaacccgaagtggattcgcagccccactgacatcggagccaccagcctccactggaattcattctaatgtaggtaaaacatcactggctgcacacaagaggaaggcttgggggaacctcaatctttgcaatcggacaaaaaaaggtaaggagaaaacctccaagggggcagccatcccccgccccaccggccacaaatatcccactgcgtagtccgcatgcccagtggccacagcacggtgaaaggggaagtgagacaaagcatttcttcacaaggctttcattgcatgttcatgattcgtcactcatggaagtttgccggtcctttacacgacatcatcaacttccaaagtatgacctgcactttctgactttctcctgctttcaaaagaTCAGCATTAACCGATAAGGGACGTTAATCCAATATATGGGCAGTGTGTAATaacggtgttgtgctataatcacagcaccatctagtgactgtaaaatgaaacctatggaactgaattgagaaaggaagtcatactcaattcaaagcacatgtctgcccaagtaattgagccgattgtaatcctgcaaagaacctggaagcagaaagccacggtaaggaggcaggatttcagcgtcatgtcatgtactccaaagaaaagaagggtaagaaatagaacagaacatcttgaaggctctcccatactagaggcattcaagaggcagcagggatgctttagggtggattcctgcactgagcaggggttggacgcgatggccttaggccccttccaactctactattctatgattctatgaaggggagtgcaacattttgtgccaggtcccacttgtttgcttAACGCCATTCACACAGTTTCTACTGGCAGTTTCTAATGGTGTCAAGCTTTGCGTGGCATGGCCGTAAAATGGGTTACAGTGGAtgcacgcagtggaggctggtggctccgatgtcagtggggcagtgaatccgctctgggtttcagtcagaactctaagaagCTATCCTTCGCCAACTTTAGAGTACTGCCTGatttggattgaaacccaagtggattcactgccccactgacatcggagtcaccagcctccactgcctgcacgagttcagcattctgtcttacctgcaactcttcatacttaaagttgagcagcaccagttcgggatccgctccagccaggtgtttcaggacaaggttgtggctggaagagatcgttaaggaacctgacaggctggagttatgggaggggtggcaacagcgctgccgttttcttcttcttcttcctatgccagccgggaagttgaacaaatcagtacttcggcctcaggcagacttctccaatcccaatgcccacccaatgtgttggactacaactcctattatccccagccagcacagccaattggggatggtaggagttgtagtccaacacaacaggagcaccgccaggttgggggaggttggctcaaaggtactgcaggatctgtcggctttaggttcctagggcagagacggagaattgcaggatgttccttttaaaaggctgttttgcattttggaccaccatgctggagtcaatacacgcccccccccccattcccacccctctgcccctgtTGTTAGCACGGAGTCACGGCTGCCCCAGACAGCCCCATgccaacaactggtgcagagcTAGAAAGTATTTATGGAATAAAAGTCCTAGGTCTTTTATAAAAGTCCTAGGTCAGCTTCCTTTTGTATCACGGACTGTTTTCTCACGGCACAAGGCAGGAGACGCCACCCTTCCTTCGCATCTAaacagggccctgctggatcaggccgagggtccaccCCGTTTCCCATAGAGGCCGGCTAGAGGCCGCCCTGTCCTGCTTGGGGACTCTTCAGGGGCAAGAACCCGACTCCCAGGGCCGTCCCCCAATAACCGTCTATTTGGAAACATACGTCTTCTGAGCCtcgtaaaccatgatccaagttaaaacaatatataatttaaaagcagcgtcAATGAAGGTGCTCCTTACCTTCTAGCCTTCAGAAGACCATTGGctcctagggggaaaagcagagaaaagggggcattagtggcagagcactggaatttctctgtgccccaccgtcccacctccctcaaggaggggtgcagccctgcctgtgaagggcggagggctgagagaggccaaacctttacttaccgggacgatgggggcagcaaaggcagggagaggaaaggagggggctggactcgtgtccatcggttcctaggatgacaaggagagaaatgtacagttaatgacagggacccagacgatccctgtaccccccacagccccacatggcctacggagctccagccctgcctgtcgaggcagagctgagccaggttgaattcttccttacctgagggggggaagacgaaaggacaaaggtggcgggtcggattagggaaggtcggagggagggcgcaggggaggtatccatggggacctaggacgaaaaagaaaaatgcagttaataggagggcagcaggtgacctctgcagccctcaatcccgcaccccttaaggccctgcctgtccaggaagagcggaggcagggtcaacatttccttacctgagggggggaagaccagggagggaagaaggtggcaggtaggatgagggaaggacggagggagggtgggggagtcgtatccattggctcctaggacgagaaagagaaaggtgtgacattaattggagggccccagccctcccgcctgccttagggaggggggcagactttggcctggagggcctcagcaaggggcactcttagcaagggggcgtcctcccccctggccctgtcctcctcctgttcccctcagccctccaaacccagggaccacccctccagtccctgatctcccccctctcctcgctctggcctcctccctccaccctcactgggcatgggcccctCCTTACCGGCCATGCTTGTTTCCTCCACGCCATCCTTGTTTGCTATGAACGTGGAGATTCCGCGCCAGGCCAACGGTCTCCTGCAGCGTCTTTTGGAACTCTCCGTCATCATGGAAGCTAGAAGGCGGCCATTGTGACAGTGCCATGGGCCAGGCCCAACTGAGCTGGCGAACTGGGACCTCGAAGCCAGCACCTGTGAACTGGCCTTCAGGACTCGAGCAGGGAGGGTCTCCTGGGATAGGGAGGAGAGTCTCCGGGTTTGAAAGAGGTGGATGAATCCACCGGATTTCACATTGGAAAAGGAGCTGAGACGTAGGAGAATTTGGtggaagtttgcaaatcactcgaaaatgccctgttccagcccctgaagccaagcatgaaggggagcacgtgttctccgaaaatgccagcaaagtcccgaacttgtgtttgggaaacgtgcacttgaagaaaggcactctgtttttaatgccctctcttgaagactcccattttcatgttatatacaatgaaggaaaaatgcacccttttgagaaatgcacccagaaatgcactttccccatttgaagaaacccagagaaagaaaaggcccaagtcagaAGAGGGGCACGCGGAACCCAGCTCTGAAGTGACGTCTGGAGAATGTCGGTGACTCCCAAGATCTCTGGTGCTCCATCCCTAAAAGGCCGCGGTGATTCATCCCGACACGTTGTGGCGACAACTCGGAGTTCTCGTCCGTTGTGGACCTGGAGGGCTGGGCAGGCTGTACGTTGCATGGTTTCAGCATCTGGCTCTTTTCAGAGTTTAATCAGGTGTTTGTGAATAAAGAAATTCACAGAACAAACAggtgtatgcacatttactctgcatgatttaaaatgctgcagagtctaaggccatagctagacctaaggtttatccctggattgtcctggggtcaaacctgttcaccaaggtgacacacaggagatccagtgctcaggcaggggcgaaccctggatgatcccaggataaaccttaggtctagctgtggcctatgtctccttGGGGCGGAAGTTCACGGAGAATGCTCTTTGCACCTGGAGGCCAGAGCACACCTGTGCCTGCAGCCCCAGCACAGCTTGaatcttttccttgcaaagggggaacctgtggaattgctgtggggcaggctgtgctgggacagggctgggaaacagagcaagagaattcccttggagcagtggaggtgaagatggtcagagggagggagggatttgtgtgcccccaattccttctcttccgagagcatccttggggctcagatctgctcggagcaagtcatccagtgcctggaagaacgtgcccccatttctaggcaggtgtgtttagcggttttattcctttctcaaaggcaggcagtctgcacatgcacattcacccactgaattcctccaggttggggctgacaaggtgtgatggcatgggatgctgcgaccttgatgaagctaagcgggtctaggcctggtcagtttctggaagggtgactaccagggaaccccatgtacattgattcctgcattgagcagggggttggactcgatggccttgtagggcccttccaactctatgattctatgtcctccgcAAGAGATCCTGGGTGGGCAAATATCCTGGGCCGTTCTCCCAATCTGGGTGACCTTGCCCTTTTCTAAcatcgtaagaagagccctgttgaatcagaccaagggtccatctagtccagcacacccTTCACACCTTGgcaaaccagccaccggccaaggatgaacaagcaggacagggtgcaacagcaccctcccaggaactggtgtatactggcttcctgcctcggatattggaggtggcacattgctgtcaggactagcagccatggatagccttcccctccagcaattgacccccccccccccaaaaaaaccctttaatgccatccaagctggtagccatccctatatcttgtggtagtgagttccagagtttaactatgcactgttctttttctgaatttattcCTGCAGATCTCGAACCCCTGGTGGCGGATGGCTTGAGGGTCCCTCTCAGGGTGGAAGTGAGATTATGGTGGTGGACAAAGGAGCTCTGGCTCTCATGTGCTTTTGCTGTTCCTTCCGCAAGGAAGCATCCGTGCACACTGGGCATGGGAGACGGACAGGCACAGCCCCGCCAGCGGGAACCCAGCCGGCCCAAGCGCCAGTACAATCAGGCCTCTGGATCCCGAGCATCGTAGGTCCATCAGGTGCTGCCACAGAAGGGCTAGTGGTCGCGCTGGGAAGTAGTTagggtgacactatggaaaggaggaccgggctcctgtatctttaacagttgtattgaaaaggggatttcagcaggtgtccagaaTCAGCTGCATCTCTGTCCTATTCCAAGGCTTTGAAAGCTCAGCGTGAGTCAGTGCATTTCTCACTAAGGGCAGTTAGtggccccacccccgccatgctcAGTGTATCCTTGGACACTTTAGAGAAGGCCGCGCGGGGGcacggagaggaaggaagacgggcttcagtggggtgtgtgaatgaccctgggctaatctccccctgcagccctctcagTACGGAAGAGGGATGCTCCTGAAGGTTCCCGCCTCCACGGccgccactcacggggcacacgccactGTTGGTTACTGCAAGTACAGGAGCGTTGTTGCGTGAGCCCGTGTGCGACATTAGGCCACCCCC includes these proteins:
- the LOC134410661 gene encoding selenoprotein M-like; amino-acid sequence: LVLKHLAGADPELVLLNFKYEELQRIPLAEMSREEINRLVKELGFYRKETRDSPVPEEFQLAPAKPLPASEESQREQAAERKGAKGSEL